The Paenibacillus sp. FSL R7-0345 DNA segment GTTTCATCAGCTCTATTCAGGTGTAAAATTTGAGATCCACGAGGGCAATACCTACCGGATTCTCGATTTGCTGAGTAAAGGCATCGTCGAGGTCGGCATCGTCCGTACCCCGTTCAGCAGCGCCGGGCTGGAATGTATTTATACGGCATCTGAACCTATGATTGCCGTGATGTCACCTGATTATGACTGGACGGATGGAGGTTCAGACATTGAGATCGGCGAGCTGCAGAACCAGCCGCTTATTGTCTACCGCCGGTTTGAGCAGCTGATCCGCGAGACCTGTCTGGAGCACGGCTTTGATCCGCAGTTTTTCTGCATGAATGATGATGCCCGTACGACCCTGCTGTGGGCCAACGCCGGGCTCGGCGTCGGTATTATCCCCAGATCCGCCTACAGCCTTGCCGCCAACAGCAATCTGGTGCTCAAGGAAATCCGCAGCGATTCGCTGAATACCCGGGTTGCCGCCGTCTGGATGAAGGATAAATACCTGTCCGCCCAGGCGGTAAAGTTTATTGAGAATTTCCGGCAGGGCTGATCTTGAAGCCTAGAGACACCGTCTTGTCTAACCCGGAACTCTGCCACTACGAGAAACATGAAAAACCCGCCCCGGCTAGCGCCGGAAGCGGGTTTTATCTTTTACAGCCACTCTACAGCAGCCTATAGCTGCCGATTAAGCATTAAACCATGATTTTGCAGATATCGTTGGTGAACTGCACCGGATCGTTAACCTGCAGGCCTTCGATCAGCAGCGCCTGGTTATACAGCAGGTTTGTGTACAGCCCCAGCTTCTCTTTATCGCTGTCAGCCGCAGCTTTGAGCGATTTGAAGACGTCATGGTTCACGTTGATTTCCAGCACCTTGTCCGCCTGCACCTCTTGTCCGTTAG contains these protein-coding regions:
- a CDS encoding LysR family transcriptional regulator, coding for MDIRQLKYFLAIAEEGQITSAARRLQMAQPPLSQQLKLLEDELGVKLVERGPRSVQLTEAGMMLRIRAQQILELADSTTRELKDYVEGVSGTLSIGTVSSSAATLLQERLLEFHQLYSGVKFEIHEGNTYRILDLLSKGIVEVGIVRTPFSSAGLECIYTASEPMIAVMSPDYDWTDGGSDIEIGELQNQPLIVYRRFEQLIRETCLEHGFDPQFFCMNDDARTTLLWANAGLGVGIIPRSAYSLAANSNLVLKEIRSDSLNTRVAAVWMKDKYLSAQAVKFIENFRQG